A stretch of Spirosoma oryzicola DNA encodes these proteins:
- a CDS encoding FAD-binding oxidoreductase translates to MLVSAFIGTSQAQSIQAAAPKTHQVVTPATYKGKQIVVGSGGGFTGFSTTYYLLDNGQIYGKRNRDTTFTLIGKQTAANTKRAFTVIETKCQIKTTQFNNPGNTYQFVQWRQGGQRYKVAWGEPGKTVPPDYPRFFDSFMAMIPATLQVK, encoded by the coding sequence ATGCTTGTAAGCGCGTTTATAGGGACATCGCAGGCTCAGTCGATTCAAGCGGCTGCTCCCAAAACGCATCAAGTGGTGACGCCCGCTACTTATAAAGGTAAGCAGATCGTCGTCGGTAGTGGGGGTGGATTTACCGGCTTCTCGACAACGTATTACTTACTGGATAATGGTCAGATTTACGGCAAACGCAATCGTGATACCACGTTCACGCTTATCGGTAAACAAACGGCTGCCAATACAAAACGGGCCTTTACTGTTATCGAGACCAAGTGCCAGATCAAAACCACCCAGTTCAACAATCCCGGCAATACGTATCAGTTCGTTCAGTGGCGACAGGGAGGACAGCGCTACAAGGTAGCCTGGGGCGAACCGGGAAAGACCGTACCGCCTGATTACCCACGATTCTTCGATTCATTCATGGCCATGATTCCGGCCACTTTGCAAGTGAAATAG